In Carya illinoinensis cultivar Pawnee chromosome 9, C.illinoinensisPawnee_v1, whole genome shotgun sequence, the following are encoded in one genomic region:
- the LOC122277187 gene encoding cysteine-rich receptor-like protein kinase 25 isoform X2, producing MASCKFSLCLVCLISLIITLLSLTIEAAPTYASHYCQNTTFFTPSSTYQANLDFLLSALSSNSTLPEGFYRVNTGKNPPDVIIGRFLCRGDLTPDLCQNCISTAIEDVRKRCPFDKVALIWYDECTLQYSNDSLLNDMVPFVNIASSNKSVVEQDRFNSLLSSTMKSLAARAANSQSDKKFATEEVKFTSSQTLYALAQCAPELSVESCKTCLESAIGSIPQCCAGVQGGKVLLPSSNIRYELYPFYNHTAGLPVPGKRKSTSSSTIIAVTVPLAGSMILFLVGLYFLRRRTREKYNNLPGEKVAMEILSAESLQFDLATIEAATNNFSDDNKIGKGGFGSVYKGVLYNGQEIAVKRLSRSSGQGAIEFKNEVVLVAKLQHRNLVRLLGFCLEGEEKILIYEYVPNRSLDYFLFDFERQRQLDWSSRYKIIGGIARGLLYLHEDSRLRIIHRDLKASNVLLDANMNAKISDFGMARIVVVDQTQANTNRIVGTYGYMSPEYAMHGRFSVKSDVFSFGVLLLEIISGKMNNCFFQSEHNEDLLGYVSLEKMEGWKTLGIFGSNS from the exons ATGGCTTCTTGCAAGTTTTCCTTATGCCTTGTGTGTCTAATCTCCCTCATAATAACCTTGTTGAGCCTCACCATTGAAGCAGCTCCTACTTACGCATCTCACTACTGCCAAAATACAACCTTTTTCACTCCCAGCAGCACCTACCAAGCCAACCTCGACTTCCTCCTCTCCGCTCTTTCTTCTAACTCCACCCTTCCCGAGGGATTCTACAGAGTGAATACCGGAAAGAACCCTCCCGACGTGATCATCGGCCGGTTTCTCTGCCGTGGTGATCTGACCCCGGACCTCTGTCAAAACTGCATCTCTACTGCAATTGAAGATGTACGGAAACGCTGTCCGTTTGACAAAGTGGCCCTTATCTGGTACGATGAGTGCACGCTACAGTACTCCAACGATTCCCTCCTGAACGACATGGTACCATTTGTTAATATTGCCAGTAGCAACAAGAGCGTCGTAGAGCAGGACCGCTTCAACAGTTTGTTGTCCAGCACAATGAAGTCGTTGGCGGCACGAGCGGCCAATTCTCAGTCGGACAAGAAGTTTGCGACGGAGGAAGTTAAATTTACGAGCTCACAGACTCTGTACGCCCTGGCGCAGTGCGCGCCCGAGCTGTCTGTCGAATCGTGCAAGACATGCTTGGAAAGCGCCATCGGCTCTATTCCTCAGTGCTGCGCTGGAGTACAGGGCGGAAAGGTTCTGCTTCCGAGCTCTAATATCAGATATGAGTTGTACCCATTTTACAATCATACTGCTGGACTTCCTGTTCCAG GAAAGAGAAAGTCAACGTCATCTTCAACTATCATCGCCGTTACTGTCCCACTTGCTGGCTCTATGATACTTTTCTTAGTAGGCTTGTACTTCCTGCGTAGAAGAACAAGGgagaaatacaataatttacCGGGAGAAAAAG TTGCCATGGAAATTTTATCTGCAGAGTCCTTGCAATTTGACTTGGCTACAATTGAAGCTGCCACAAACAATTTCTCTGACGATAACAAGATTGGTAAAGGTGGTTTTGGTTCGGTTTACAAG GGTGTTCTTTACAACGGACAAGAAATAGCAGTCAAGAGGCTATCCAGAAGCTCCGGGCAGGGTGCAATAGAATTTAAGAACGAGGTTGTGTTAGTTGCCAAACTTCAACATAGAAATCTAGTGAGGCTCTTGGGATTTTGCttggaaggagaagaaaagatacTCATTTACGAATATGTGCCCAACAGAAGCCTTGATTACTTTTTATTCG ACTTTGAAAGGCAACGGCAATTGGATTGGTCAAGCCGTTACAAAATTATTGGAGGGATTGCCAGAGGGCTTCTTTATCTTCATGAAGATTCTCGGCTTAGAATTATACATCGTGATCTCAAAGCTAGCAATGTTTTATTAGATGCAAATATGAATGCAAAAATCTCAGATTTTGGCATGGCAAGGATAGTTGTAGTTGATCAAACTCAAGCAAATACAAATAGAATTGTTGGGACATA TGGTTATATGTCTCCAGAGTACGCGATGCATGGAAGATTCTCGGTGAAATCTGATGTGTTTAGCTTTGGGGTCCTACTTCTTGAGATTATAAGTGGAAAGATGAACAACTGTTTCTTTCAATCAGAACACAATGAGGACCTCTTAGGCTACGTGA GTTTGGAAAAAATGGAAGGATGGAAGACCCTTGGAATTTTTGGATCCAACTCTTAG
- the LOC122277187 gene encoding cysteine-rich receptor-like protein kinase 10 isoform X1, giving the protein MASCKFSLCLVCLISLIITLLSLTIEAAPTYASHYCQNTTFFTPSSTYQANLDFLLSALSSNSTLPEGFYRVNTGKNPPDVIIGRFLCRGDLTPDLCQNCISTAIEDVRKRCPFDKVALIWYDECTLQYSNDSLLNDMVPFVNIASSNKSVVEQDRFNSLLSSTMKSLAARAANSQSDKKFATEEVKFTSSQTLYALAQCAPELSVESCKTCLESAIGSIPQCCAGVQGGKVLLPSSNIRYELYPFYNHTAGLPVPGKRKSTSSSTIIAVTVPLAGSMILFLVGLYFLRRRTREKYNNLPGEKVAMEILSAESLQFDLATIEAATNNFSDDNKIGKGGFGSVYKGVLYNGQEIAVKRLSRSSGQGAIEFKNEVVLVAKLQHRNLVRLLGFCLEGEEKILIYEYVPNRSLDYFLFDFERQRQLDWSSRYKIIGGIARGLLYLHEDSRLRIIHRDLKASNVLLDANMNAKISDFGMARIVVVDQTQANTNRIVGTYGYMSPEYAMHGRFSVKSDVFSFGVLLLEIISGKMNNCFFQSEHNEDLLGYVWKKWKDGRPLEFLDPTLRGSFAKNEVIRCIHIGLLCVQEDPASRPTMAAIVLMLDSHSVTLQLPQQPAFLLRSRARKNMPSDVVEPDSSTNQSVPWSIDEASITQLHPR; this is encoded by the exons ATGGCTTCTTGCAAGTTTTCCTTATGCCTTGTGTGTCTAATCTCCCTCATAATAACCTTGTTGAGCCTCACCATTGAAGCAGCTCCTACTTACGCATCTCACTACTGCCAAAATACAACCTTTTTCACTCCCAGCAGCACCTACCAAGCCAACCTCGACTTCCTCCTCTCCGCTCTTTCTTCTAACTCCACCCTTCCCGAGGGATTCTACAGAGTGAATACCGGAAAGAACCCTCCCGACGTGATCATCGGCCGGTTTCTCTGCCGTGGTGATCTGACCCCGGACCTCTGTCAAAACTGCATCTCTACTGCAATTGAAGATGTACGGAAACGCTGTCCGTTTGACAAAGTGGCCCTTATCTGGTACGATGAGTGCACGCTACAGTACTCCAACGATTCCCTCCTGAACGACATGGTACCATTTGTTAATATTGCCAGTAGCAACAAGAGCGTCGTAGAGCAGGACCGCTTCAACAGTTTGTTGTCCAGCACAATGAAGTCGTTGGCGGCACGAGCGGCCAATTCTCAGTCGGACAAGAAGTTTGCGACGGAGGAAGTTAAATTTACGAGCTCACAGACTCTGTACGCCCTGGCGCAGTGCGCGCCCGAGCTGTCTGTCGAATCGTGCAAGACATGCTTGGAAAGCGCCATCGGCTCTATTCCTCAGTGCTGCGCTGGAGTACAGGGCGGAAAGGTTCTGCTTCCGAGCTCTAATATCAGATATGAGTTGTACCCATTTTACAATCATACTGCTGGACTTCCTGTTCCAG GAAAGAGAAAGTCAACGTCATCTTCAACTATCATCGCCGTTACTGTCCCACTTGCTGGCTCTATGATACTTTTCTTAGTAGGCTTGTACTTCCTGCGTAGAAGAACAAGGgagaaatacaataatttacCGGGAGAAAAAG TTGCCATGGAAATTTTATCTGCAGAGTCCTTGCAATTTGACTTGGCTACAATTGAAGCTGCCACAAACAATTTCTCTGACGATAACAAGATTGGTAAAGGTGGTTTTGGTTCGGTTTACAAG GGTGTTCTTTACAACGGACAAGAAATAGCAGTCAAGAGGCTATCCAGAAGCTCCGGGCAGGGTGCAATAGAATTTAAGAACGAGGTTGTGTTAGTTGCCAAACTTCAACATAGAAATCTAGTGAGGCTCTTGGGATTTTGCttggaaggagaagaaaagatacTCATTTACGAATATGTGCCCAACAGAAGCCTTGATTACTTTTTATTCG ACTTTGAAAGGCAACGGCAATTGGATTGGTCAAGCCGTTACAAAATTATTGGAGGGATTGCCAGAGGGCTTCTTTATCTTCATGAAGATTCTCGGCTTAGAATTATACATCGTGATCTCAAAGCTAGCAATGTTTTATTAGATGCAAATATGAATGCAAAAATCTCAGATTTTGGCATGGCAAGGATAGTTGTAGTTGATCAAACTCAAGCAAATACAAATAGAATTGTTGGGACATA TGGTTATATGTCTCCAGAGTACGCGATGCATGGAAGATTCTCGGTGAAATCTGATGTGTTTAGCTTTGGGGTCCTACTTCTTGAGATTATAAGTGGAAAGATGAACAACTGTTTCTTTCAATCAGAACACAATGAGGACCTCTTAGGCTAC GTTTGGAAAAAATGGAAGGATGGAAGACCCTTGGAATTTTTGGATCCAACTCTTAGGGGTTCATTCGCGAAAAATGAAGTAATTAGATGCATTCATATTGGATTATTGTGTGTTCAGGAAGATCCAGCCAGCCGACCTACAATGGCAGCAATAGTTCTCATGCTCGACAGTCACTCTGTTACCCTCCAATTACCTCAGCAGCCAGCATTTCTGCTCCGGAGTAGGGCAAGGAAGAACATGCCGTCAGATGTGGTGGAGCCTGATAGTTCTACAAACCAGTCAGTGCCATGGTCTATTGATGAAGCATCAATCACTCAACTGCACCCTCGTTAG
- the LOC122277190 gene encoding cysteine-rich receptor-like protein kinase 25: protein MPSWKYPVVFLSLLAITSLSLTSESAPTYSGRSCSNSTFFTANDTFESNLNSVLSSLSSNATRAGTGFYNASAGEDPTDVVYGLSLCRGDVSTAVCQDCVATATKEIRRRCPLDKVSIIWYDECFLRYSNEYIFGTLSTDPALYLINTGMIQEADRERFSQLLSGNTTNLLATRASNSQSGKKFATEEEEFNSYQTLYNLVQCTPDLTASDCYSCLQKAILPICCGGNQGGRALLPSCNLR, encoded by the coding sequence ATGCCTTCTTGGAAATATCCCGTCGTGTTTTTGTCTCTCCTCGCGATTACCTCCCTTAGCCTTACCAGTGAAAGCGCACCCACTTACAGTGGTCGCTCCTGCTCAAACTCAACCTTCTTCACCGCTAACGACACCTTCGAATCCAACCTCAATTCCGTTCTCTCCTCTCTTTCCTCAAACGCCACACGGGCCGGTACCGGGTTTTATAACGCCTCGGCCGGTGAGGACCCAACTGACGTGGTTTACGGGCTCTCTCTCTGCCGGGGCGACGTCAGCACCGCCGTCTGTCAAGACTGCGTTGCCACCGCGACCAAAGAGATACGACGGCGCTGCCCCTTGGACAAAGTTTCTATAATATGGTACGACGAGTGCTTTTTACGTTACTCCAACGAATACATCTTCGGTACCTTGAGCACAGATCCGGCGTTATACCTGATCAACACTGGAATGATCCAAGAGGCGGACAGGGAACGCTTCAGCCAATTGTTGTCGGGCAACACAACCAATTTGTTGGCGACACGGGCCTCGAATTCTCAGTCGGGAAAGAAGTTTGCGACGGAGGAAGAGGAGTTCAACAGTTATCAGACACTGTACAACCTGGTGCAGTGCACACCGGATCTGACTGCGTCCGATTGCTATAGTTGTTTACAAAAAGCCATTCTTCCAATATGCTGCGGTGGAAATCAAGGTGGAAGGGCTCTGCTACCGAGTTGTAACCTCAGatag